Proteins from a single region of Sphaerochaeta globosa str. Buddy:
- a CDS encoding ABC transporter ATP-binding protein, with the protein MIEFRNVTKRYGSNIILQDLSFTIKTGEFVVLIGPSGCGKTTTLRTINRLIEPKTGTVFIDGKDVTKQNAVELRRQIGYVIQQIGLFPNMTVSQNISVVPKLLGYSKQECDTIVRDLLALVDMPYEENAQKYPSELSGGQQQRIGVLRALAASPPIVLMDEPFGALDPVTRDSLQEEVKRIQKKLKKTIVFVTHDMDEALRLADTIIFMDKGKILQMASPEEMLQHPASAGIKSFMGKHMDNDVPAAPLLAEDFMKKKVYKVYKSTKTLESIEMMSKRDINSLVVIDDDETYLGTVSIEDIKARGKAGRSIAELINTDIMTVGRKDDAKEALDKLLSSSSNYVVVLNDKRTVAGIITRTSTAKAMGEALWGDLSA; encoded by the coding sequence ATGATTGAATTTAGGAATGTGACCAAACGATACGGGTCAAATATCATTCTCCAGGACTTGAGCTTTACCATAAAAACAGGCGAGTTCGTCGTCCTGATAGGTCCCAGCGGATGCGGTAAAACCACTACCCTGCGCACGATCAACCGGCTGATTGAACCCAAAACCGGCACAGTCTTCATCGACGGCAAGGATGTAACCAAACAAAACGCCGTCGAACTACGCCGCCAGATCGGCTACGTAATCCAGCAAATCGGCTTGTTTCCCAATATGACCGTAAGCCAGAACATCAGCGTAGTTCCCAAGCTGCTGGGTTACTCAAAGCAGGAGTGCGATACTATCGTACGCGATCTTCTTGCACTGGTTGATATGCCCTATGAAGAGAACGCACAGAAATATCCATCGGAACTTTCAGGCGGACAGCAACAGAGGATCGGGGTGCTCAGGGCTCTGGCAGCCTCCCCACCGATTGTCTTGATGGACGAACCCTTCGGAGCTTTGGACCCGGTCACCCGCGACTCGCTCCAGGAAGAAGTAAAAAGAATCCAGAAGAAACTGAAAAAGACCATTGTCTTTGTCACCCATGACATGGATGAAGCCCTTCGGCTTGCCGATACCATCATTTTCATGGACAAGGGCAAGATTTTGCAGATGGCAAGTCCCGAAGAGATGCTTCAGCATCCTGCAAGTGCAGGTATCAAGAGCTTCATGGGCAAGCATATGGACAATGATGTCCCTGCCGCTCCTTTGCTTGCAGAGGACTTCATGAAGAAGAAGGTCTATAAAGTCTATAAAAGTACCAAGACTCTTGAATCCATTGAAATGATGAGCAAGCGTGATATCAATAGCTTGGTTGTCATCGATGACGATGAGACCTATCTCGGAACAGTTTCCATCGAGGATATCAAGGCTCGCGGAAAGGCCGGCCGCTCGATTGCGGAGCTGATCAACACCGATATCATGACTGTCGGGCGCAAGGACGATGCGAAGGAAGCACTGGACAAGCTACTCTCCTCCTCTTCCAACTATGTGGTCGTGCTGAACGACAAGCGCACTGTTGCCGGAATCATTACCAGAACCAGTACGGCAAAGGCGATGGGCGAAGCACTGTGGGGAGACTTGTCTGCATGA
- a CDS encoding flavin reductase — translation MYVDVPIELLQMNPFTAIGNDGFLITAGNSEKFNTMTASWGSMGVLWGRNILTLYVRGSRYTHQFLEQGEGFTVSFFPPDMKDRLLWCGQHSGRDHDKITETGLTVSSLVGPDGSERVTFNQASLVFSCTKAAALPLAKEAFLLPKIDSFYQDGDFHTMYIGFIDSILSNQ, via the coding sequence ATGTATGTTGATGTTCCTATCGAACTGCTGCAAATGAATCCCTTTACAGCTATCGGAAATGACGGTTTTCTCATTACTGCGGGAAATTCTGAGAAATTCAATACCATGACAGCCTCATGGGGTTCCATGGGCGTGCTGTGGGGCAGGAACATCCTCACCCTGTATGTGAGAGGTAGCCGGTACACCCACCAGTTTCTCGAGCAAGGCGAGGGCTTTACCGTCTCCTTCTTCCCACCGGATATGAAGGATCGACTTCTTTGGTGCGGACAGCACAGCGGACGGGACCACGATAAAATCACCGAGACGGGTTTGACAGTCAGCAGCTTGGTCGGGCCTGATGGGAGCGAACGTGTAACCTTCAACCAGGCTTCGTTGGTTTTCTCTTGTACGAAAGCTGCCGCTTTACCGCTTGCCAAGGAAGCATTTCTGCTTCCAAAAATTGATTCGTTCTACCAGGACGGTGACTTCCATACGATGTACATCGGATTTATTGACAGTATTCTTTCCAACCAATAG
- the hpt gene encoding hypoxanthine phosphoribosyltransferase, whose translation MKDSLAIPALTEDLARVLIDADTINRRVDELARQISADYKDSEGKLILVGVLKGSFIFIADLARRLNVEHVVDFIALSSYRGDHSGNVRLLMDTRENMEDKHVLIVEDILDSGNTLDYLIRNFKTRNPKSVRTAVLLDKPDRHIVPVDIDYIGFTIPDVWVVGYGLDYNEKHRTLPYIAEMYPQA comes from the coding sequence ATGAAAGATTCCCTCGCGATCCCTGCTTTGACAGAGGATCTCGCCCGTGTTCTCATCGATGCAGACACGATCAACCGCAGGGTTGACGAGCTTGCCCGGCAAATCAGTGCCGATTACAAGGATAGTGAAGGCAAGCTGATTCTGGTGGGAGTGCTCAAGGGCTCCTTCATTTTCATTGCCGATCTCGCCCGAAGACTGAATGTTGAGCATGTCGTCGACTTCATCGCACTTTCTTCCTACCGGGGAGACCACAGCGGTAATGTCAGGCTCTTGATGGACACCCGGGAAAACATGGAAGACAAGCATGTGCTGATCGTCGAGGATATCCTGGACAGCGGCAACACCCTCGACTACCTGATCCGCAACTTCAAGACCCGCAATCCCAAATCAGTACGCACTGCAGTACTCTTGGATAAGCCCGACCGCCACATTGTACCGGTGGACATCGATTATATCGGTTTCACCATTCCCGATGTATGGGTTGTGGGATACGGTCTGGATTATAATGAAAAACATAGAACCCTTCCCTACATCGCTGAGATGTATCCGCAAGCCTGA
- a CDS encoding MBL fold metallo-hydrolase has product MKITTLVENTTNCSNLGFEHGLSLFIETESKAILFDSGASDLLLDNAQALGIDLAKADLAVLSHGHYDHSGGLASFFEKNNHAPLYVRKEAFGPFYSERNVGDYHYIGVDKSLLGSNRLVFTSAFTPICPNHTLFSRVDGTDCVPSGNSSLYRKEGDTYVVDGFSHEQYLAIQEGDVRLLVSGCSHRGILNIMKAYYDHWGFYPTHVIGGFHLYNHRTGEPEKPEVLEHIASTLLASKATFYTCHCTGEDNFLALERSMGDKVRYLAGGSILSL; this is encoded by the coding sequence ATGAAGATAACAACCTTGGTGGAAAATACTACCAACTGCAGCAATCTCGGATTTGAGCATGGCTTAAGTCTCTTCATCGAAACAGAAAGCAAGGCCATTCTCTTTGACAGCGGGGCAAGCGACTTGTTGCTGGACAATGCCCAAGCGTTGGGAATTGACTTGGCGAAAGCTGACTTGGCCGTACTCTCTCATGGGCATTATGACCATAGCGGAGGTCTTGCTAGCTTCTTTGAAAAGAACAACCATGCTCCACTCTACGTCCGTAAGGAAGCCTTCGGTCCTTTCTATAGTGAACGCAACGTCGGTGACTATCACTATATCGGAGTCGATAAGTCTCTTCTGGGTAGCAACCGACTTGTATTCACCTCGGCGTTCACCCCCATCTGTCCCAACCACACCCTGTTTTCCAGAGTGGATGGTACGGACTGTGTTCCTTCAGGCAACAGCAGCCTGTACAGGAAGGAAGGAGACACCTACGTAGTCGATGGTTTTAGTCATGAGCAATACCTTGCCATCCAGGAAGGCGATGTCAGACTGCTTGTAAGCGGCTGCTCGCATCGTGGCATCCTCAATATCATGAAGGCATACTACGACCACTGGGGTTTCTACCCCACCCACGTCATCGGAGGCTTCCATCTCTACAACCACCGAACCGGGGAGCCGGAAAAACCTGAGGTTCTTGAACACATCGCCTCCACCCTGCTTGCAAGCAAGGCAACCTTCTATACCTGTCACTGCACAGGAGAGGATAACTTTCTCGCTCTTGAGCGCTCGATGGGGGATAAGGTACGGTATTTGGCCGGTGGGTCTATCCTGAGTTTGTAA
- a CDS encoding 4Fe-4S binding protein, with the protein MPTDRTIAVLSGKGGTGKTLVSVNLAFVAQHTTYIDCDVEEPNGHLFLKPSYVQEEVVTVGKPVVDQTLCDGCKICSKACAFNALAVIGGQLLIFEEICHSCGLCMHICPRKALTEVQKPLGIVRKGKSGSIAFLSAEMRIGESSAVPLIKALMKNKHSGLTIIDSPPGSGCLVTEAITHADFCLLVAEPTIFGAHNLAMVHELATLLGKPCAVLLNKTQQGANPSETYAKSHDLKILGSLPYDQELAHRTSEGLVASEQSEKYHQYFSQLLQEVEDASNPHSQR; encoded by the coding sequence ATGCCCACTGATCGTACCATTGCCGTACTCAGCGGCAAGGGAGGCACCGGCAAAACGCTGGTCAGTGTCAACCTTGCCTTTGTTGCACAGCATACTACCTACATCGATTGCGATGTGGAAGAACCGAATGGACATCTATTTCTCAAACCCTCATATGTGCAGGAAGAAGTGGTTACCGTGGGAAAACCGGTAGTAGACCAAACCTTGTGCGATGGATGCAAAATCTGCAGCAAAGCCTGCGCCTTCAATGCCTTGGCCGTAATCGGGGGACAACTTTTGATATTCGAGGAGATTTGCCACAGCTGCGGCCTTTGCATGCACATCTGTCCACGCAAAGCTTTAACTGAGGTACAGAAACCACTGGGCATTGTACGCAAAGGAAAAAGCGGCTCCATCGCGTTTCTTTCTGCTGAAATGCGTATTGGAGAAAGCTCGGCTGTTCCCCTCATCAAGGCCCTGATGAAAAACAAGCACAGCGGCCTTACCATAATCGACAGCCCTCCGGGTAGCGGATGTCTGGTGACAGAGGCTATCACCCATGCTGATTTCTGTCTTCTGGTAGCCGAGCCCACCATTTTCGGGGCACACAACCTTGCCATGGTCCATGAACTGGCAACGCTCTTGGGCAAACCCTGTGCAGTACTGCTGAACAAAACACAGCAAGGGGCAAATCCATCGGAAACGTATGCAAAATCTCACGATTTGAAAATTCTGGGATCCTTGCCCTACGATCAAGAGTTGGCACATCGTACCAGTGAAGGCTTGGTGGCAAGCGAGCAAAGTGAGAAGTATCACCAGTATTTCTCCCAGTTGTTGCAGGAGGTTGAAGATGCATCAAATCCTCATTCTCAGCGGTAA
- a CDS encoding adenylosuccinate synthase has protein sequence MSNVTSIVGAQWGDEGKGRIVDYLAVHSDLVIRFQGGDNAGHTVINDMGKFALHIIPSGIFNPETMNIVGAGTVVNFETMAEELDSIAAKGVEVNNLFIDVRAHLIMPYHRALDGAQEGSKSQKMQIGTTKRGIGPCYSDKATRSGIRAADLLDFDRLRNRIEMALPQKNRELSYFGLPEYTVDELMDLCAKWKARFGHMIIDSLPVVRQSYEENKSILLEGQLGVMRDLDWGIYPYTTSSSPTSGGAAVGSGLGPGRIDEVIGVTKVYSTSVGGGPFMTELLDETAEKLRAIGGEYGATTGRPRRCGWFDAVAADFSCWINGFTALALTKLDILDTFEKIKVCTAYRVNGEVITYLPETALQEIAEPIYEEFEGWMSPTTEARKWEDLPPKAQQYCKRLGELVGCPIKYISVGPERDQIIIL, from the coding sequence ATGAGCAATGTTACTTCGATTGTTGGAGCCCAATGGGGCGATGAAGGAAAGGGTCGCATCGTTGACTACTTGGCGGTCCATTCCGATTTGGTAATCCGTTTTCAGGGCGGCGACAATGCCGGCCACACGGTTATCAACGACATGGGCAAGTTTGCCTTGCATATCATTCCCTCGGGGATTTTCAATCCAGAGACGATGAACATCGTCGGAGCTGGAACCGTGGTCAACTTTGAGACCATGGCCGAAGAGCTTGATTCCATTGCTGCAAAGGGAGTGGAGGTGAACAACCTCTTCATTGATGTGCGAGCGCACCTGATTATGCCCTACCACCGTGCCCTCGATGGAGCGCAGGAAGGGTCAAAGAGCCAGAAGATGCAAATCGGGACCACCAAGCGCGGCATCGGTCCCTGTTACAGCGACAAGGCAACCCGCTCGGGTATCCGTGCCGCCGACCTATTGGACTTTGACCGACTGCGCAATCGCATTGAGATGGCACTTCCCCAAAAAAACCGTGAACTCTCCTATTTCGGACTTCCCGAGTATACAGTCGACGAATTGATGGATCTCTGCGCAAAGTGGAAGGCCCGATTCGGCCATATGATCATCGACAGCCTGCCGGTTGTCCGCCAGTCGTACGAGGAAAACAAGAGCATTCTGTTGGAAGGCCAGCTGGGTGTCATGCGTGATCTCGACTGGGGTATCTACCCCTACACTACCAGCAGCAGTCCTACCAGCGGTGGGGCGGCAGTGGGAAGTGGTTTGGGCCCTGGACGCATCGATGAAGTCATCGGAGTGACGAAGGTCTACTCAACCAGCGTAGGCGGGGGTCCTTTCATGACCGAACTTTTGGATGAGACTGCAGAAAAGCTTAGGGCCATCGGTGGCGAGTATGGAGCCACTACCGGTCGTCCCCGCCGCTGCGGTTGGTTCGATGCCGTTGCTGCCGACTTCTCCTGCTGGATCAACGGCTTCACCGCCCTCGCCCTTACCAAGCTTGATATTCTCGATACGTTTGAGAAGATCAAGGTCTGTACTGCCTATCGGGTCAATGGTGAGGTCATAACCTATCTGCCGGAGACAGCCCTCCAGGAAATAGCCGAACCGATTTATGAGGAGTTCGAGGGTTGGATGTCGCCCACCACCGAAGCAAGGAAGTGGGAAGACCTGCCACCGAAAGCCCAGCAGTATTGCAAGCGCCTCGGAGAGCTGGTCGGATGTCCGATCAAGTACATCTCGGTTGGTCCCGAGCGAGACCAGATCATCATTCTCTAA
- a CDS encoding phosphoribosyltransferase: MDDKKFYVSYNSVHKLVKKLSLELLESGYDPDVIVAIGSGGFIPARIMKTFINRPIYAVGISYYGIDKKHKDHPTKIQWIDEVQSQLVGKKVLLIDEVDDTRATLAYCVGELLKFNPEEIAVLVLHNKLKAKDVEFPVEIKRYFAGMELADLWIKYPWDAEDIEDHTAKEAQMLDALAKEGKELY, translated from the coding sequence ATGGACGATAAAAAATTCTACGTCAGTTACAATTCAGTTCACAAGCTGGTCAAAAAGCTCTCCTTGGAGTTGCTTGAGTCCGGATATGACCCCGATGTAATCGTTGCAATCGGAAGCGGCGGTTTCATTCCCGCAAGGATTATGAAGACCTTCATCAACCGCCCGATTTATGCTGTGGGTATCTCGTATTACGGCATCGACAAGAAGCATAAGGACCACCCTACCAAAATCCAGTGGATCGACGAAGTACAGTCCCAGCTTGTAGGCAAGAAAGTACTGTTGATCGACGAAGTCGACGATACCCGTGCGACGCTGGCCTATTGTGTCGGTGAGCTTTTGAAGTTCAACCCCGAGGAGATTGCCGTACTGGTTTTGCATAACAAGCTCAAGGCCAAGGACGTGGAATTCCCTGTGGAGATTAAGCGGTATTTTGCAGGCATGGAGCTTGCTGACCTGTGGATCAAGTATCCCTGGGATGCCGAGGATATTGAGGACCACACCGCAAAAGAGGCACAGATGCTGGATGCACTGGCCAAAGAAGGCAAGGAGCTGTACTGA
- a CDS encoding ATP-binding protein, protein MHQILILSGKGGTGKTTVASTFIALSQAKAYADCDVDAPNLHLVMGSFEKEQKSDYFGLPKAVIDSSLCIACNRCFEVCRFDAVIPGPTYRIDLITCEGCTYCLHVCPVGAIHTQPMKVGDLKLYERGEEHFSTATLTMGSGTTGKLVSEVKKQLKSCTEETEVAILDGSPGIGCPVIASLSGVDLALMVAEPSVSAFSDLKRVITSARQLQVPVAVVVNKFDMNPTITGEIEVFCFKERIPFLGKIPYDSQVIASLNKGENLACLNTPASNAIKRIYDKTLQVWKERVQQ, encoded by the coding sequence ATGCATCAAATCCTCATTCTCAGCGGTAAGGGGGGCACTGGTAAAACTACCGTTGCCAGTACCTTTATCGCCCTCTCACAGGCCAAGGCTTATGCAGACTGCGATGTCGATGCACCAAACCTTCATCTGGTCATGGGTAGTTTTGAGAAAGAACAAAAATCCGACTATTTCGGGCTTCCCAAAGCGGTAATTGACAGCTCGCTGTGTATTGCCTGCAACCGATGTTTTGAAGTGTGCCGCTTTGATGCGGTCATACCCGGTCCGACGTACCGGATCGACCTGATCACTTGTGAAGGGTGTACCTACTGCCTGCATGTGTGTCCTGTCGGGGCGATTCATACACAACCAATGAAGGTAGGTGATCTGAAGCTGTACGAACGGGGTGAAGAGCACTTCTCAACCGCCACCCTTACTATGGGTAGCGGTACAACCGGAAAATTGGTAAGCGAGGTAAAGAAACAACTGAAAAGTTGTACAGAGGAAACGGAGGTCGCAATTCTTGATGGGAGTCCGGGGATCGGTTGCCCGGTCATTGCTTCGCTGAGCGGAGTCGACTTGGCGCTCATGGTAGCAGAGCCCTCGGTCAGTGCGTTCTCCGATCTGAAACGCGTCATCACAAGCGCAAGGCAGCTGCAAGTCCCGGTTGCAGTGGTTGTGAATAAATTCGACATGAATCCAACAATCACCGGAGAAATCGAGGTATTCTGTTTCAAGGAAAGAATTCCCTTCCTGGGAAAGATTCCCTATGACAGCCAGGTTATAGCATCATTGAACAAAGGTGAGAATCTGGCCTGTCTGAACACTCCGGCATCAAATGCAATCAAACGAATCTATGATAAGACTCTCCAAGTATGGAAGGAGCGGGTACAGCAATGA
- a CDS encoding NifB/NifX family molybdenum-iron cluster-binding protein translates to MIVAVPAEEQKLDSPLCVSFGRAPYYCVFDTETQKSIFIVNEAAQSPGGAGIQAAQDLVDANITTLITFRLGENAAKVLTTAGVSLLKALNLSIADNINAVLGNKLVALDAIHPGFHHAH, encoded by the coding sequence ATGATTGTAGCAGTACCGGCAGAAGAACAGAAATTGGATAGTCCACTATGTGTCTCATTTGGCAGAGCGCCCTATTATTGTGTGTTCGATACAGAAACCCAAAAAAGTATTTTCATCGTGAATGAGGCAGCACAAAGCCCCGGTGGAGCCGGCATACAAGCCGCCCAGGACTTGGTAGACGCCAATATCACCACCCTCATCACCTTCCGTTTGGGAGAGAACGCTGCAAAAGTGCTTACTACAGCCGGCGTTTCCCTGCTTAAGGCTCTGAACCTCAGTATCGCCGACAACATCAATGCAGTCCTTGGAAACAAGCTTGTAGCATTGGATGCAATCCATCCTGGATTTCATCATGCCCACTGA
- a CDS encoding NifB/NifX family molybdenum-iron cluster-binding protein, protein MLKVAVASENKMVCGHFGHCETFEVFDTENGKILTNKSIPNPGHRPGFLPNFLHELGVNTIISGGMGGGAVDIFNEHNIEVILGAQGSSEEAVKAYLAGALTSTSSICHEHSHHDECGE, encoded by the coding sequence ATGTTGAAAGTAGCAGTAGCAAGTGAGAACAAAATGGTGTGTGGCCACTTCGGTCATTGTGAGACGTTTGAGGTCTTCGATACCGAAAACGGGAAAATCCTTACCAACAAGAGCATTCCCAATCCAGGGCATCGCCCGGGATTCCTTCCCAATTTCCTTCATGAGTTGGGAGTGAATACCATCATCAGCGGTGGCATGGGCGGTGGTGCCGTGGATATCTTCAATGAGCACAACATCGAGGTAATCCTCGGTGCCCAAGGTAGCAGTGAAGAAGCGGTAAAGGCCTATCTTGCAGGCGCTCTCACCAGTACCAGCAGTATTTGCCATGAGCATTCCCACCACGATGAATGCGGTGAGTAA
- a CDS encoding DUF5320 domain-containing protein has protein sequence MPRKDGTGPAGVGPMTGRGMGSCTNYSGIGYGMGRRLGRGCGRGNGPYAAAASPVTLAERKQLLKEELKRVDSLLGQSEKV, from the coding sequence ATGCCAAGAAAAGATGGAACAGGTCCTGCTGGAGTCGGTCCGATGACAGGAAGAGGAATGGGTAGTTGCACCAATTACTCTGGAATTGGGTATGGAATGGGAAGACGCTTAGGCAGAGGATGCGGTCGGGGAAATGGGCCCTACGCAGCTGCGGCCTCCCCTGTTACCCTCGCAGAGAGAAAACAATTGCTTAAGGAAGAGCTGAAACGTGTTGATTCACTGCTTGGGCAGTCGGAGAAGGTATGA
- a CDS encoding DUF134 domain-containing protein, producing the protein MSRPRKWRSVCSLPPNSKFGPLGSPLEEEQPVIMTVDEYETIRLIDHEGMTQQECSEQMEVARTTVQGMYDSARKKLAASLVDGKPLLIEGGEYHLHDHSGQGLGRCGRGCRWRQRMNNPEGEDQI; encoded by the coding sequence ATGAGTAGACCCCGTAAATGGCGAAGTGTGTGTTCACTTCCCCCAAATTCCAAGTTCGGACCACTTGGGTCACCTCTGGAGGAAGAACAACCAGTAATCATGACCGTAGATGAATATGAGACCATCCGACTCATCGACCACGAGGGAATGACGCAACAAGAATGTTCCGAACAGATGGAGGTAGCCAGAACCACCGTACAGGGGATGTATGACAGTGCAAGGAAAAAACTGGCAGCTTCCTTGGTGGATGGAAAACCATTGCTTATTGAAGGAGGCGAGTATCACCTCCACGACCATAGCGGACAAGGCCTAGGCAGATGCGGACGAGGTTGCCGATGGCGTCAGAGAATGAATAACCCAGAAGGAGAAGATCAAATATGA